The Anaerolineae bacterium genome has a segment encoding these proteins:
- a CDS encoding PKD domain-containing protein: TYTASAGLPAQVGDTITYTYYITNTGTVTLYTITLDDDKLGLTSLTPPPLAPGSSKVFTDTTIVVENDLLYSFLTNTVAVTGVNTLSEITVATDTASVPLTYTIGITVVKTASQATASPGDTVTYTYRITNTGDITLTVILYDDELDTYPPLSAMTVAPQNSVTGTAVKLVNAGDLPGPIVNTAIVTGANTIVSQTVMATNTAVVTLTYTTAISLEKRATPSSATLNQVITYRYTITNTGQAPLDLILSDDKLGPLSPPVTPLAPGLSTVVITTHTVSQLDLLNYYPLLTNTATVSGTYLTTTVTEVASAAVTLVYTPAIQLAKTANVTATAPGEVITYTYTVTNTGPLTVTILALDDDRLGSLLARLGTTTLGPNNDSTTATITYTVKVTDTPAITNTAIVTGQDTLGRVPTATKTLVVDVEEKLLTISAVNDSPTVVNTATQFTVTTNITNGVTYVWNFADGTPLGSGMNPSHTYTSVGTYTAVVTAFNSISTIYTTTVVTITPGPPVRFDLQANSPQTAGVPFTLTITALDAYGNPTPFSGPATIADTTGTIAPTPVTVVNGITITTVTVTQATSPLSDTITATDDGTGTITGTIDVEIRPNTPTTLTITANPNVIHICETALVTTTLTDRWNNPTPEEPVNLSLLAAPATGIIVPNSGNTNANGMVSSILTGTGTLSGNVRILGEWATNPAVNNFPGYFVQVITPTIPTVIAVTVSPASVSVGGSAVATATVTDCNNNPVNGLVVTFTIPALYGTVNPLTATTVSGIATTTVTAGLTPGTTAITGAAEGPLSDDTPFTITPSTMPTLTINKTATPPGGTVPAGSSITYQIVVANSGTAPATGVVITDALDSDVGFVTGSIVPVGSGPVDTGGGVITFSVASLGSGVAVTATIQVNVTAALSGTIIANTATANSHETAPVTSTIVTHQVITTPPGSVYLPIILKNAGAAPLIVDLTVRGVTVSNTSPNTGDPVDITVTLHNTGTAFATPFWVDLYLSTNSALNPAVNRPWDEAFADTVVPYGVAWKVYGMPADGDFVISNLNPNDLAGTCNNYSNFIPNGLGCWPQTWKCMPLNNYFGDPRTYYLYVRVDSLDDNYPTSQNPNGEVLETDENNNLHIFSIPINVGGTPILPNPFNPPPCSTSIPGLESLDQVDGRLPVQP; the protein is encoded by the coding sequence ACCTACACGGCCTCGGCCGGTCTGCCGGCCCAGGTGGGCGATACTATCACTTACACCTACTACATCACCAACACCGGCACGGTCACGCTATATACCATTACCCTGGATGATGACAAACTGGGGTTGACCTCCCTCACACCTCCGCCGTTAGCGCCGGGTAGCAGCAAGGTTTTTACTGATACCACCATCGTGGTTGAAAATGATCTGCTTTACAGTTTTTTGACCAACACGGTTGCGGTGACCGGCGTCAACACCCTCTCAGAAATAACCGTGGCCACCGACACCGCCAGCGTGCCTTTGACCTACACGATTGGCATTACGGTGGTGAAAACGGCCAGCCAGGCCACGGCCTCGCCCGGCGATACCGTCACCTACACCTACCGGATCACCAACACCGGCGACATTACCCTGACCGTTATCCTGTATGACGACGAACTCGACACCTACCCTCCTTTATCGGCAATGACGGTCGCTCCGCAAAACAGCGTGACCGGCACAGCCGTCAAACTGGTCAACGCCGGCGATCTACCCGGCCCGATTGTCAACACGGCCATTGTGACCGGCGCCAATACCATTGTTTCCCAAACGGTTATGGCCACAAACACGGCGGTGGTTACTTTAACCTACACCACGGCCATCAGCCTGGAAAAGAGGGCCACTCCCTCCAGCGCCACCCTTAACCAGGTGATTACCTACCGTTACACCATTACCAACACCGGCCAGGCACCCCTGGACCTGATTCTGTCTGACGATAAACTGGGGCCGCTGTCGCCTCCAGTGACTCCCCTGGCGCCCGGCTTGTCTACCGTCGTGATTACCACCCATACGGTTTCTCAACTTGATTTGCTCAATTACTATCCGCTGCTCACCAATACGGCCACGGTCAGCGGCACCTACCTGACCACCACCGTCACCGAAGTCGCCTCGGCTGCCGTAACGCTGGTTTACACGCCCGCTATCCAATTGGCCAAAACGGCCAATGTTACCGCCACTGCGCCCGGCGAAGTGATCACTTACACTTACACCGTCACCAACACCGGCCCCCTCACCGTCACCATTCTGGCCCTGGATGACGACCGGCTCGGTTCGCTCTTGGCCCGGTTGGGCACCACCACCCTGGGGCCAAACAACGATAGTACCACCGCCACTATCACTTACACGGTCAAAGTGACCGATACACCGGCTATCACCAACACGGCCATTGTGACCGGCCAGGATACCCTGGGTCGGGTGCCCACCGCTACTAAAACGCTGGTGGTTGATGTGGAAGAGAAACTACTTACCATCAGCGCCGTCAACGATAGTCCCACCGTGGTCAATACGGCCACGCAATTTACTGTTACCACCAACATTACCAATGGTGTTACTTACGTTTGGAATTTTGCCGACGGCACTCCCTTGGGCAGTGGCATGAATCCCTCCCACACCTATACTTCGGTAGGGACTTATACGGCGGTGGTAACGGCCTTTAACAGCATCAGCACTATCTATACCACCACCGTGGTGACCATCACGCCCGGGCCGCCGGTTCGGTTTGACCTGCAAGCCAATTCGCCGCAAACTGCCGGAGTACCGTTTACGCTCACCATTACTGCGCTGGATGCGTACGGCAACCCTACTCCTTTCAGTGGCCCCGCTACCATCGCCGACACCACCGGCACTATTGCGCCCACCCCGGTGACGGTTGTTAATGGCATCACCATCACCACGGTCACGGTCACTCAGGCTACCTCGCCGCTCTCGGATACCATCACCGCCACCGATGACGGCACGGGCACCATTACCGGCACTATTGACGTGGAAATACGGCCCAATACCCCCACCACCCTCACGATAACGGCCAATCCAAACGTTATCCACATTTGCGAAACAGCCTTGGTCACCACCACCCTGACCGATCGGTGGAATAATCCAACGCCTGAAGAACCCGTAAACTTATCATTACTGGCTGCACCGGCCACGGGCATAATCGTGCCAAATTCTGGAAATACAAATGCAAATGGGATGGTTTCGTCCATCCTCACAGGTACCGGCACTTTATCTGGAAATGTGCGCATCTTGGGAGAATGGGCCACCAATCCGGCTGTAAATAACTTCCCCGGTTATTTTGTCCAGGTCATCACCCCCACCATTCCCACCGTTATCGCCGTCACCGTTTCTCCGGCCAGCGTCTCTGTTGGCGGCTCGGCTGTGGCTACTGCCACGGTTACGGATTGCAATAACAACCCGGTCAATGGCCTGGTGGTCACTTTCACCATCCCGGCCTTGTATGGCACCGTCAACCCGCTTACGGCCACCACGGTCAGTGGCATTGCCACCACTACGGTCACTGCGGGCCTGACCCCCGGCACTACGGCCATCACCGGCGCCGCAGAAGGGCCTCTCTCCGACGACACCCCCTTTACCATCACCCCTTCCACGATGCCTACCTTGACCATTAACAAAACAGCCACGCCGCCGGGCGGCACTGTTCCGGCGGGCAGTTCCATCACCTATCAAATTGTGGTGGCCAACAGCGGCACGGCCCCCGCCACCGGCGTGGTCATCACCGATGCGCTTGACTCCGACGTTGGTTTTGTCACCGGCTCGATTGTGCCGGTGGGCAGCGGGCCGGTGGATACCGGCGGTGGGGTGATTACCTTCTCGGTGGCCAGCTTGGGTAGCGGCGTGGCGGTCACAGCCACTATTCAGGTGAACGTGACCGCGGCCTTATCCGGCACAATCATTGCCAACACAGCCACGGCCAACAGCCATGAAACCGCTCCGGTGACCAGCACTATCGTCACCCACCAGGTGATCACCACGCCGCCCGGCAGTGTATATTTGCCCATCATCCTGAAAAACGCCGGGGCTGCGCCGCTCATTGTTGACCTGACCGTGCGTGGTGTTACGGTCTCAAATACATCACCCAACACTGGCGATCCGGTGGATATTACCGTAACCCTGCATAACACGGGCACGGCTTTTGCCACCCCCTTCTGGGTAGACCTTTACCTGTCTACCAATAGCGCCCTGAATCCGGCCGTTAACCGGCCCTGGGACGAGGCTTTTGCCGATACGGTAGTGCCTTACGGTGTGGCCTGGAAAGTATACGGCATGCCGGCCGACGGCGATTTTGTGATCAGCAATCTCAACCCCAACGACTTGGCCGGAACCTGTAACAATTACAGCAACTTCATTCCCAACGGTTTGGGCTGCTGGCCGCAAACCTGGAAGTGTATGCCGCTTAATAATTACTTTGGCGATCCGCGCACCTATTATCTGTACGTGCGGGTTGACTCTCTCGACGACAATTATCCTACCAGCCAGAATCCTAATGGTGAAGTGCTTGAGACGGATGAAAATAATAACCTCCATATTTTCTCGATCCCGATCAATGTTGGCGGCACGCCTATCTTGCCTAATCCATTCAACCCGCCGCCATGTTCTACTTCAATCCCAGGCCTGGAGAGCCTGGACCAGGTTGACGGGCGTCTGCCTGTTCAGCCATAA
- the mscL gene encoding large conductance mechanosensitive channel protein MscL, translated as MLKEFKEFALRGNVVDMAVGIIIGAAFGTIVKSLVDDIIMPPIGLLLGGVDFNNLYILLKAGTPPSPYPSLAEAQAAGAVTINYGLFINAVVSFLIVAWVVFLLIRGINRLQRKEEAPPAEPTTKECGYCHSTIPIKATRCPYCTSELVSV; from the coding sequence ATGCTTAAAGAATTTAAAGAATTTGCCTTGCGAGGCAACGTGGTAGATATGGCCGTGGGTATTATCATCGGGGCCGCTTTTGGCACAATTGTCAAATCGCTGGTTGACGATATCATTATGCCGCCAATTGGGTTGTTATTGGGTGGGGTTGATTTCAACAATTTGTATATTTTGTTAAAGGCCGGAACGCCGCCGTCGCCTTACCCCTCATTGGCCGAGGCCCAGGCTGCCGGCGCGGTGACCATCAATTATGGCCTGTTCATCAATGCCGTGGTCAGTTTCCTTATTGTGGCCTGGGTGGTCTTTTTGCTTATCCGTGGTATCAACCGTTTGCAGCGAAAGGAAGAAGCGCCGCCCGCCGAACCGACCACGAAAGAGTGTGGCTATTGCCACTCGACTATTCCGATCAAGGCCACCCGCTGCCCCTATTGCACGTCTGAATTGGTGTCAGTTTAA
- a CDS encoding MFS transporter → MSLLRHKLYLAVVLGHFTVDVFASMSSVVVTFFSVPMLLTGAQIGLAIGLFQFIGAGTQPIFGWLTDKIGSRWLGPGSVAWIAGLMALAVLLAQLTQNFWLFLVLFSLAALGVGAFHPQGAMHASTAIANRAATATAVFFLFGQSGLSLGPVLAGLLLDKVGAVGVWMLALGATPLLIFITLAMRHAALPLEPAPHPANGNQGSLVAVRWGALGLLALIMGLRSWAFLGTVSFLPKMFQLMGWEATAYGFITGVFWLASGIAGVIGGHLADRWGRRSVVLITMLAGSLPLFFLPLTSSWLAFPLAILFGGLGGASHSILVVIAQALLPGRKALASGITLGYIFGAGAFATWAIGVLADGWGLAPVMQASAGIGILAALLAFLLPTTREAAVPTKAEGIPA, encoded by the coding sequence ATGTCACTTTTGCGCCATAAACTCTACCTGGCCGTAGTGTTGGGCCATTTTACAGTTGACGTTTTTGCCAGTATGAGTTCGGTGGTGGTTACTTTTTTTAGTGTGCCCATGTTATTGACCGGCGCCCAAATTGGCCTGGCCATCGGCCTGTTCCAATTTATTGGCGCGGGGACCCAGCCCATTTTTGGCTGGCTGACCGACAAAATCGGCAGTCGCTGGCTGGGGCCAGGCAGCGTAGCCTGGATAGCCGGTTTGATGGCTTTGGCCGTGCTGCTGGCTCAACTTACCCAAAACTTTTGGCTTTTCCTGGTACTTTTTAGCCTGGCCGCCCTGGGCGTAGGCGCGTTTCACCCGCAGGGGGCAATGCACGCAAGCACAGCTATAGCCAACCGGGCCGCCACAGCCACGGCCGTATTTTTTTTATTTGGGCAGAGTGGGTTATCTCTGGGGCCGGTGCTGGCCGGGTTGCTTCTGGACAAAGTAGGGGCGGTTGGCGTTTGGATGCTGGCCCTGGGCGCAACGCCGCTGCTTATTTTTATCACCCTGGCCATGCGCCACGCTGCCCTCCCCCTTGAACCTGCGCCTCATCCGGCCAATGGAAATCAGGGGTCCCTGGTGGCCGTGCGGTGGGGGGCACTTGGCCTGCTGGCCCTGATCATGGGGCTGCGTTCCTGGGCCTTTTTGGGCACGGTCTCTTTTTTGCCCAAAATGTTTCAACTTATGGGCTGGGAAGCCACCGCCTATGGTTTTATCACCGGCGTATTCTGGTTGGCTTCGGGCATAGCCGGGGTTATTGGCGGCCACCTGGCCGACCGCTGGGGACGGCGGTCGGTGGTGTTGATAACTATGCTGGCCGGCTCTCTACCTCTCTTCTTTTTGCCGCTCACCAGTAGCTGGCTGGCCTTTCCTTTGGCCATTCTCTTTGGAGGCTTGGGCGGCGCCTCTCACAGCATTTTGGTCGTTATTGCCCAGGCCCTGCTGCCGGGCCGCAAAGCCCTGGCTTCGGGCATCACCCTGGGCTACATTTTTGGCGCAGGCGCGTTTGCCACGTGGGCCATCGGTGTTCTGGCCGATGGATGGGGCCTGGCCCCCGTGATGCAGGCCAGCGCCGGGATAGGCATTCTGGCGGCTTTGCTGGCCTTCTTGCTGCCAACTACCAGGGAAGCGGCTGTCCCCACCAAAGCGGAAGGCATACCAGCTTAG
- a CDS encoding DUF1186 domain-containing protein, whose product MAKNEIYQIKVTLKDSKPPIWRRIQVRADTKLNQLHLILQVIMGWADYHLHQFVVGETYFGEPHPDDWHEVNDERKVTLSQIVPREGFKFIYEYDFGDDWRHELLIEKILPPEPGVEYPLCLKGKRAGPPEDVGGVWGYDDFLAAIKDPHHDEHQDMLEWVGGEFDPEAFDPDEVNAVLRQRLGTQPVVETTGDYPAPVAQLLSLGDVRDQPQWADYPALGLTLEHTPDLIRMALDEDLNWADSDTDEVWAPIHAWRALGQLRAEAAIEPLMSLFGRVDEFDDDWVGEDLPDVFGLIGRPALEPLSRYLANPDHSLWARVTAAQSFVKIGRRHPELRTQCVAALTRQLEQFRELSPSLNAFLVSSLIDLKAVESAPVMEQAFAAGRVDISVPGDWEDTQIELGLLRERQTPRPNYHEPLGRPLSPPVGKNRGGADAQAKNKLKAQKKAKEKARTKRKQQKKARKKQRKR is encoded by the coding sequence ATGGCCAAAAACGAGATTTATCAAATCAAAGTTACCCTCAAAGATAGCAAGCCGCCCATCTGGCGCAGGATTCAGGTGCGGGCCGATACCAAATTGAACCAACTGCACTTGATCTTACAGGTGATCATGGGCTGGGCCGATTACCACTTACACCAATTTGTGGTGGGCGAAACTTACTTTGGCGAACCCCATCCCGATGACTGGCATGAAGTGAACGATGAGCGTAAGGTTACGCTGAGCCAAATTGTCCCTCGTGAAGGCTTCAAATTTATTTACGAGTACGATTTTGGCGACGACTGGCGGCACGAACTGCTGATTGAAAAAATTTTACCCCCCGAACCGGGCGTAGAATATCCTCTTTGTCTCAAGGGTAAACGGGCCGGTCCGCCCGAAGACGTGGGCGGGGTGTGGGGTTATGATGACTTCCTGGCAGCCATTAAAGATCCTCACCACGACGAACACCAGGATATGCTGGAATGGGTGGGCGGCGAGTTTGACCCGGAAGCCTTTGACCCGGACGAGGTCAATGCGGTCCTGCGGCAGAGGTTGGGCACACAACCCGTGGTTGAAACAACTGGCGATTATCCTGCCCCCGTTGCCCAATTATTAAGCCTGGGCGATGTTCGCGACCAACCCCAGTGGGCCGATTATCCGGCCCTGGGCTTAACCCTGGAACACACGCCCGATTTGATCCGCATGGCCCTAGACGAGGATCTGAACTGGGCCGATAGTGACACCGACGAAGTATGGGCGCCGATCCATGCCTGGCGGGCCTTGGGCCAGTTGCGGGCCGAAGCCGCCATTGAGCCGCTGATGTCTCTTTTTGGCCGCGTTGATGAATTTGACGATGATTGGGTTGGTGAAGACCTGCCCGATGTTTTTGGCCTGATAGGCCGGCCGGCCCTTGAACCTTTGAGCCGTTACCTGGCCAATCCTGATCACAGTTTATGGGCCAGGGTAACGGCAGCCCAGAGTTTTGTCAAAATCGGCCGGCGTCACCCCGAACTCAGAACGCAATGCGTGGCCGCCCTCACCCGGCAGTTAGAGCAGTTCCGGGAACTTTCTCCCTCGTTGAACGCCTTCCTGGTCAGTTCCCTGATTGACCTCAAAGCAGTGGAGTCGGCCCCGGTGATGGAACAGGCTTTTGCCGCCGGTCGGGTTGATATTTCCGTTCCGGGCGATTGGGAAGACACACAGATTGAGTTGGGCCTGCTCCGGGAACGCCAAACACCCAGACCCAATTACCACGAGCCGTTGGGCCGGCCTTTATCACCCCCGGTTGGCAAAAATAGGGGAGGCGCAGACGCCCAAGCTAAGAATAAACTCAAGGCCCAAAAAAAAGCCAAAGAAAAAGCCAGAACCAAACGCAAACAGCAAAAAAAGGCCCGCAAAAAACAGCGTAAACGCTAA
- a CDS encoding DUF3592 domain-containing protein, whose amino-acid sequence MMLTWIAVITFGLIAAVAVVRWVIRRAADNPPAGQPCLASLPETAASRPTAKPPLGAAGSGGCGLLFGLAWTMFSLIFVLVPLGVLISELRTAILLHTGGVTTEAVVISRRIDPDSESDTYYVTYRYWAPLPQGDRRQLTHEESVDWDTYKTLIPESRVNVRYVAVKPETVRLEGQSKTLEIVFLTGFMLFGGLFVGIGLWLIYTSGQEIRYDRLLSQHGAITAARLTDRWTQTDSDGGKDYCVAFCFAVLGQPEITATEINRKAYHTLQVGDPVQVRYAPGKPEICRIEI is encoded by the coding sequence ATGATGTTGACCTGGATAGCAGTGATAACCTTTGGCCTGATAGCGGCCGTAGCCGTTGTGCGGTGGGTTATTCGCCGGGCGGCGGATAACCCACCGGCCGGGCAGCCTTGTTTGGCCTCGCTGCCGGAAACAGCCGCGAGCCGGCCCACGGCCAAACCGCCGTTGGGAGCGGCAGGCAGCGGGGGGTGCGGCCTGCTCTTTGGCCTGGCTTGGACAATGTTCAGCCTTATTTTTGTGCTGGTTCCGTTGGGCGTTCTCATCTCAGAGTTGCGCACGGCCATTCTGCTGCACACCGGCGGCGTCACCACCGAAGCTGTGGTCATCAGCCGGCGCATTGATCCGGATTCAGAGAGCGACACCTACTACGTCACCTACCGTTATTGGGCGCCCCTGCCCCAGGGCGATCGCCGCCAACTGACCCACGAAGAAAGCGTTGATTGGGATACCTATAAAACGCTTATCCCCGAAAGCCGGGTCAATGTGCGCTACGTTGCGGTTAAACCGGAAACGGTCCGGTTGGAGGGGCAGTCTAAAACCTTGGAGATAGTGTTTCTGACCGGCTTTATGTTGTTTGGCGGCCTTTTTGTTGGTATTGGCCTCTGGTTGATTTATACCAGCGGCCAAGAAATTCGTTATGACCGTTTATTGAGTCAGCATGGTGCAATCACGGCCGCTCGCCTGACGGACCGCTGGACGCAAACCGACTCCGACGGCGGCAAGGATTATTGTGTGGCTTTTTGTTTTGCTGTTCTCGGCCAGCCGGAGATTACGGCAACTGAAATCAACCGTAAAGCGTATCATACATTACAAGTGGGCGATCCGGTGCAGGTGCGCTACGCGCCGGGCAAACCGGAAATATGCCGGATAGAAATATAA
- a CDS encoding DUF4236 domain-containing protein: MGFRLQRSIRLGKFIRLNISKSGVGVSAGVPGLRLSTGPRGTQFSVGIPGTGLSYRKQLSGKSKSSKKKSPASSSAQSVPRQANLPERPEPGLLASKAEKELARGLEDYHAGCVDEALEHFLDVASEEAGAAIFAAAILAKQENQEFRASQLLEEVVQSDDEFPTELMQKYLPGAHLEIDVTPNITANVPLDGLAATLLLVELYQTQRRVREAITLLEEIEALAGEPVLTLSLCELYASRRLWNNIIERAKDTEPEDDVSLETLIFYGRAMQEKNLHEAAVTVFNKALRQKKGRDELLLNEARYWRAVSYQQQGKGRQANTEFQKLYAEAPDFRDVAQRVAEFSIK, translated from the coding sequence ATGGGTTTTCGTTTACAACGCAGTATCCGGCTGGGTAAATTTATCCGGCTGAATATCAGCAAAAGTGGCGTGGGGGTGAGCGCGGGCGTGCCGGGCTTGCGCCTCAGCACCGGGCCGCGTGGTACTCAGTTTAGCGTGGGTATCCCCGGCACGGGTTTGAGTTATCGTAAGCAGTTGAGCGGGAAGAGCAAAAGTAGTAAAAAGAAATCCCCGGCCTCAAGTTCGGCGCAGAGCGTGCCCCGCCAGGCCAATTTGCCGGAACGCCCTGAACCTGGTCTGTTGGCGTCAAAAGCAGAAAAGGAGCTGGCCAGGGGCCTGGAAGATTATCACGCGGGTTGCGTTGACGAGGCCCTGGAGCATTTTCTGGATGTCGCGTCTGAAGAAGCCGGGGCGGCCATCTTTGCCGCAGCCATCTTGGCTAAACAGGAGAACCAGGAATTTAGGGCCAGCCAATTGCTGGAAGAGGTGGTGCAAAGTGATGACGAATTCCCCACCGAACTCATGCAAAAATATTTGCCTGGCGCGCACCTGGAGATAGATGTTACGCCCAATATTACGGCCAATGTTCCTCTTGACGGCCTGGCCGCAACTCTGCTCCTGGTTGAGCTATACCAGACGCAGCGGCGGGTCAGAGAAGCCATAACCCTGCTGGAAGAGATTGAGGCGTTGGCGGGCGAGCCGGTACTTACCCTCTCGTTGTGTGAATTGTATGCCAGCCGGCGGTTGTGGAACAATATCATTGAGCGGGCCAAGGATACCGAGCCGGAGGACGATGTGTCTCTGGAAACGTTGATCTTTTATGGCCGGGCTATGCAGGAGAAAAACTTACATGAAGCCGCCGTTACGGTCTTCAACAAGGCGCTACGTCAAAAGAAGGGGCGCGATGAGCTTTTGCTTAATGAAGCCAGATATTGGCGGGCTGTTTCTTACCAGCAGCAGGGTAAAGGTCGGCAAGCCAATACCGAATTCCAAAAACTGTACGCTGAAGCCCCGGATTTTAGAGATGTGGCGCAGCGAGTGGCTGAATTTTCCATAAAATAG